A genome region from candidate division KSB1 bacterium includes the following:
- a CDS encoding DUF6508 domain-containing protein: protein MQTRDPKVQEIKELVDFLPCLYNDIQPISEWGGGKDETTGMIQMPWPKYDDRVAAFFKAVSRECWCDYEYVDKHAEKMLRDHELIRSATIDQIKTMLTYCTRGERFCSGHWAAMIEQGHIRRLLERLQVILLVQE from the coding sequence ATGCAAACTCGAGACCCCAAAGTGCAGGAAATTAAGGAGCTGGTCGACTTTTTACCATGCCTTTACAACGATATCCAGCCGATTTCAGAATGGGGTGGCGGTAAAGACGAAACAACCGGGATGATTCAGATGCCATGGCCGAAATATGATGACCGGGTCGCAGCCTTTTTCAAGGCTGTCTCGCGCGAATGCTGGTGTGATTACGAATATGTCGATAAACATGCGGAGAAAATGCTCCGCGATCATGAGCTGATCCGCAGTGCCACAATAGATCAGATCAAAACCATGCTCACATACTGCACGCGTGGTGAGCGGTTCTGCAGCGGACATTGGGCGGCCATGATCGAACAAGGGCATATCCGCCGGCTGCTCGAACGGCTGCAGGTGATTCTGCTTGTGCAGGAATAA
- a CDS encoding IS1380 family transposase codes for MQKKTDTTQPKISKIEITKDKISGRGGLLFFLRYIDQIRFYSLFENVFSFLKGSSKGLGYRQFVKQLFAWFIDGTDMSICSFDRRKNDEAYAAVLENRPEQMATSHQIKRMFRKFSFVGQMIFRSLLLEMFIWRLIIEQPKEVILFGDSVVFDNDGAKKREGSNVTYKNKKGFQPMQISWGPYVVDALFRAGDVHCNHGSDFIKSVGRLVKAIRRRYKDVPIILLTDSGFMDDQNFRFFEQRLGIHYVCAGKIYNDIKQYVNNLSYDAFRSYRQTWTFVEFANRLKSWKTFRRCIFTSQKAEENGQLLFDFAQPDSVIYTNIGRNSELDEKLINAGSGNYLKAEKIIELNHSRGRAELVHRSQKEFAGREQLPFKRFGMNRVFYYLMIISHFLFEAYKRDIPCEAVPVTAYPNTFRRIMIDFAAKIVTTGGKIILRVTQTVYDSLKILKLWSFIEEYEPAFVT; via the coding sequence ATGCAGAAAAAAACCGATACAACGCAACCTAAAATATCAAAAATTGAGATCACAAAAGATAAAATTAGCGGTCGTGGTGGTCTGTTGTTTTTTCTTAGATATATTGACCAAATTCGATTCTATTCTCTATTTGAAAACGTTTTTAGCTTTTTAAAAGGCTCTTCTAAAGGACTGGGATACCGTCAGTTTGTCAAACAGCTTTTTGCTTGGTTTATTGATGGTACGGATATGTCAATCTGTTCTTTTGATCGTCGAAAAAACGATGAAGCCTATGCTGCCGTGCTCGAAAATCGCCCGGAACAAATGGCAACATCCCATCAAATCAAAAGGATGTTTCGCAAGTTCAGTTTTGTTGGGCAAATGATATTTCGGTCTCTTTTGTTGGAGATGTTTATTTGGCGACTTATTATTGAACAACCCAAAGAAGTTATTCTTTTTGGTGACAGCGTAGTTTTCGACAATGACGGCGCTAAAAAGCGTGAAGGCTCAAATGTGACCTATAAAAATAAAAAAGGATTCCAGCCTATGCAAATTAGTTGGGGGCCTTATGTTGTTGATGCGCTGTTCCGAGCCGGAGATGTTCATTGTAATCATGGCAGCGACTTTATAAAGTCAGTGGGGCGTCTGGTCAAAGCTATTCGACGTCGCTATAAAGATGTTCCAATCATTCTGCTAACAGACAGTGGTTTTATGGATGACCAGAACTTTCGGTTCTTTGAACAACGCCTTGGTATTCATTATGTTTGTGCCGGGAAAATATATAACGATATTAAACAATATGTTAACAATCTTAGTTATGATGCTTTTCGTTCTTATAGACAGACATGGACTTTTGTCGAATTTGCTAATCGCCTCAAATCATGGAAGACATTTCGCCGTTGTATTTTTACCTCTCAGAAAGCTGAGGAAAATGGTCAACTCTTATTTGATTTTGCACAACCGGATTCAGTAATCTATACCAATATAGGCCGAAACAGTGAGCTGGATGAAAAACTAATCAATGCTGGTAGTGGCAATTATCTCAAGGCCGAAAAGATTATCGAGTTAAACCACAGTCGAGGTAGAGCTGAATTAGTACACCGATCACAGAAAGAATTTGCTGGAAGAGAACAGTTACCATTTAAGCGTTTCGGTATGAATAGAGTTTTTTACTATTTGATGATCATCAGCCATTTTCTTTTTGAAGCATATAAAAGGGACATCCCCTGTGAAGCAGTACCAGTTACCGCTTACCCCAATACCTTTCGTCGGATCATGATTGATTTTGCAGCCAAAATTGTGACAACAGGCGGAAAAATTATACTAAGGGTAACACAGACAGTCTATGATTCCCTGAAGATTTTAAAATTATGGTCATTCATTGAGGAGTATGAACCCGCATTTGTGACGTAA
- the sfsA gene encoding DNA/RNA nuclease SfsA codes for MQLPPLTSGTLIRRYKRFLADIELDGKERITAFTPNTGSMKGCSEPGSRVRLSKSDNPRRKYPYTLELVQSGSTWVGVNTGRANLLVREAIESGLFPSLTDYEQIRSEVKTGFNSRIDLLLKTGPRLCYVEVKNVTLVENKTAFFPDAVTSRGTKHLNELIGQVQQGHRAVMVYTVQRNDAERFSPAFFIDPVYTKTLNTAIEAGVEVIAAEAAITGTAITLERELPMDLRPQL; via the coding sequence ATGCAGCTGCCGCCCCTTACATCCGGCACCCTGATCCGTCGTTATAAACGCTTTCTTGCCGATATAGAGCTGGACGGAAAAGAGCGGATTACCGCTTTCACCCCCAATACCGGAAGTATGAAAGGATGCAGCGAGCCGGGCAGTCGGGTGCGGTTGTCCAAAAGCGACAATCCCAGGCGAAAATATCCCTACACGCTCGAACTGGTTCAGTCCGGCAGCACCTGGGTCGGCGTCAACACGGGCAGAGCCAACCTGTTGGTGCGCGAGGCCATCGAATCAGGCTTGTTTCCTTCGCTTACGGATTATGAACAGATACGCAGTGAAGTCAAAACCGGTTTCAACAGCCGGATTGATCTGCTGTTAAAAACAGGACCGCGCTTGTGTTATGTGGAGGTCAAGAACGTGACGCTGGTTGAGAATAAAACCGCTTTTTTCCCGGATGCAGTGACCAGCCGCGGCACCAAACACCTGAATGAACTGATCGGTCAGGTTCAACAGGGACACCGCGCTGTCATGGTCTATACCGTACAGCGCAACGATGCAGAACGTTTTTCTCCCGCTTTTTTCATAGATCCGGTTTACACAAAAACTCTGAACACAGCAATCGAGGCCGGTGTGGAGGTCATCGCTGCTGAAGCCGCAATCACCGGCACGGCCATCACCCTTGAACGTGAACTGCCGATGGATTTGCGCCCCCAACTTTGA
- a CDS encoding nitroreductase family protein gives MSVRETLQQRHTVRHFTDQPVDRDILRQCINAGRLAPSAENVQPWRYIVVDDTEVKSRLVSKAFSGVYRPTRWAAKAPVLIVVCGKLDIIANRLGKQITGISYYLIDIGISGEHVVLQAEELGLGSCWIGWFSSRGAAKALKLPRSWRPTAILAMGYPADSQPRPREKRSMDEICYFNRVE, from the coding sequence ATGTCCGTTCGTGAGACCCTTCAACAGCGCCATACAGTCAGACATTTTACAGATCAACCGGTGGACCGCGATATCCTGCGTCAATGCATCAACGCCGGTCGTCTGGCCCCCTCTGCAGAAAATGTGCAGCCATGGCGTTATATTGTTGTTGATGACACCGAGGTCAAATCCCGACTGGTATCAAAAGCCTTTTCCGGAGTCTATCGTCCAACACGCTGGGCGGCCAAAGCCCCGGTGCTGATCGTTGTTTGCGGCAAACTGGACATCATTGCCAATCGGCTCGGCAAGCAAATCACCGGAATTTCTTATTATTTGATCGATATAGGGATCAGCGGTGAACATGTGGTGCTGCAGGCGGAAGAACTGGGCCTGGGTTCCTGCTGGATCGGCTGGTTCAGCTCCCGAGGCGCAGCCAAAGCACTGAAATTACCGCGTTCCTGGCGGCCGACCGCGATTCTGGCGATGGGATATCCAGCCGATTCACAACCGCGTCCCCGGGAAAAACGGAGTATGGATGAGATTTGCTATTTTAACAGAGTGGAATGA
- a CDS encoding DUF554 domain-containing protein has product MTGTWVNAAAVIIGSTLGLLIHRRLPERFTRIVFQAIGLFTIFLGVSMALKTGHELLLILSLVTGGLLGEAVHLEERLNSLSDVLARHLKTENQRFTEGLITAFLLFCIGSLTLLGAIEEGLGNPPRLLLTKSMLDFFSSIALTTAFGIGVMFSVIPLILFQGGITLLAALFGEFLSQTLISELTAVGGLMILALGINLLESETHQGKQLFAGSDYDGHFASFVSPLNARMRWAAPSHDRPNA; this is encoded by the coding sequence ATGACAGGAACATGGGTCAATGCTGCGGCTGTTATTATCGGCAGTACACTGGGTCTGCTCATTCACCGCAGACTGCCCGAGCGCTTTACCCGGATTGTCTTTCAGGCCATTGGGCTGTTTACCATTTTTCTCGGTGTTTCCATGGCCCTCAAAACCGGGCACGAGCTGCTGCTGATTCTCAGTCTGGTGACCGGCGGATTGCTGGGTGAAGCCGTGCACCTGGAAGAGCGGCTGAATTCACTTTCCGATGTTCTGGCCCGGCATCTAAAAACCGAAAACCAGCGTTTTACCGAAGGTCTGATCACCGCTTTTTTGCTGTTCTGTATCGGGTCTCTGACCCTGCTGGGCGCGATCGAGGAAGGATTGGGAAATCCGCCGCGCCTGCTGCTGACCAAATCCATGCTGGATTTCTTCTCATCTATTGCGCTCACAACGGCATTCGGAATCGGTGTGATGTTTTCCGTAATTCCCCTAATTTTATTTCAGGGCGGGATTACACTGCTGGCCGCGCTGTTTGGCGAGTTTTTGTCTCAGACGCTGATTAGCGAATTGACGGCGGTGGGTGGCTTGATGATTCTGGCCCTGGGCATAAACCTTTTGGAGTCTGAAACGCATCAAGGTAAGCAACTTTTTGCCGGCTCTGATTATGATGGTCATTTTGCTTCATTTGTTTCCCCATTGAACGCCCGTATGCGCTGGGCCGCCCCCTCTCACGACCGGCCCAACGCATGA
- a CDS encoding heavy metal-binding domain-containing protein, which translates to MIVTPSSGITGKRITETIGLVRGNTIRVRHLGHDIMAGLKTLVGGEIQEYTKLMAEAREQAIDRMIQVAKSEGADAIVDVQFSTSYIMGSAAEILVYGTAVKLQDE; encoded by the coding sequence ATGATAGTGACACCGTCAAGCGGAATTACAGGAAAACGCATTACCGAGACCATCGGACTGGTGCGCGGCAATACCATACGCGTCCGGCACCTGGGCCATGACATCATGGCCGGTTTGAAAACACTGGTAGGCGGAGAAATCCAGGAATACACCAAACTCATGGCCGAAGCCCGTGAACAGGCCATCGACCGAATGATTCAGGTGGCAAAGAGTGAAGGAGCTGACGCGATTGTTGATGTTCAGTTTTCAACCAGCTACATCATGGGGTCTGCCGCGGAAATTCTGGTGTATGGAACAGCCGTTAAACTGCAGGATGAATAA
- a CDS encoding twin-arginine translocation signal domain-containing protein: MKPTRRVFMKQCAAGCLACAAGVSADAADSTSAGSLQPNVLKPEIAEFGKPLLCCSRAVNWG, translated from the coding sequence ATGAAACCAACACGACGGGTGTTTATGAAACAATGCGCAGCCGGTTGTCTGGCTTGCGCGGCAGGCGTATCCGCGGATGCGGCTGACAGTACATCGGCTGGGTCGCTGCAGCCAAACGTGCTGAAACCCGAGATCGCAGAATTCGGGAAGCCATTGCTCTGCTGCAGCAGGGCCGTAAATTGGGGATGA
- a CDS encoding DUF2231 domain-containing protein: MNEPPEFLRTEVWHPMTVHFPIVLLIVATLFKGIAVTFRKQTFAISGSVLLYLGVIGAWLAVYTGTLADAVVSRDICDPTVLSTHENNAWLATWLFTGAMGVDLLYSLVRRFRTRAVQALLLVVLVIGSGVLAYVGHLGAQLVYQQAAGVYVPSEDCSEFR; encoded by the coding sequence ATGAACGAACCCCCGGAATTTTTACGAACCGAAGTCTGGCATCCCATGACGGTACACTTTCCTATCGTGTTGCTGATTGTGGCGACGCTGTTTAAAGGTATCGCCGTAACTTTCCGAAAGCAAACCTTTGCAATCTCCGGCAGTGTGCTGCTGTATCTGGGAGTGATTGGAGCCTGGCTTGCCGTTTACACCGGTACCCTGGCAGACGCTGTGGTTTCGCGCGATATATGTGATCCGACGGTCCTGTCAACCCATGAGAACAACGCATGGCTGGCGACCTGGCTGTTCACAGGCGCCATGGGTGTGGATTTACTCTATAGCCTGGTTCGTCGTTTCAGAACACGCGCCGTTCAGGCGCTGCTGCTGGTTGTTCTGGTGATTGGCAGCGGTGTTTTGGCCTATGTCGGACACTTGGGCGCTCAGTTGGTGTATCAACAGGCTGCGGGCGTCTATGTTCCCTCTGAGGACTGTAGTGAATTTCGCTGA
- a CDS encoding sigma-70 family RNA polymerase sigma factor, with the protein MNDTQTIVANQEAAAAIITSDDDVIRACQSGSRQAYGYLVNRYSRRAYYTALGLVGCHDSAMDLSQDAFVRAFRQISSFKPGSRFFTWYYRILRNLCLNYIRDKKRHARSFSECDPRDLLTLSDQTEDISQHIEQEEQQAAVWKVLAQIKQEEREIIVLKDFQNLSYKEIAECLNCPQGTVMSRLYHARRALKAAVERIYP; encoded by the coding sequence ATGAACGACACACAAACGATAGTAGCGAATCAGGAGGCGGCCGCTGCGATTATCACCAGCGATGATGATGTCATCCGGGCCTGTCAGAGCGGCAGCAGGCAGGCGTACGGTTATCTGGTCAACCGGTATTCAAGACGGGCGTATTACACGGCTCTGGGACTGGTCGGTTGTCACGACAGCGCCATGGATCTATCCCAGGACGCGTTTGTGCGCGCCTTTCGCCAAATCTCGTCTTTCAAGCCGGGCAGCCGCTTTTTCACCTGGTATTACCGGATTCTGCGCAATCTTTGTCTGAACTATATTCGTGACAAAAAACGCCACGCGCGTTCATTTTCTGAATGCGACCCCCGGGACCTTTTGACGCTTTCGGATCAGACCGAGGATATCTCACAGCATATAGAACAGGAGGAACAGCAGGCGGCTGTCTGGAAGGTATTGGCACAGATCAAGCAGGAAGAACGTGAAATTATTGTCTTGAAGGATTTCCAGAATTTATCCTATAAAGAAATCGCAGAATGTTTGAATTGTCCGCAGGGCACCGTCATGTCGCGGTTGTACCATGCGCGGCGAGCTTTGAAAGCAGCAGTTGAAAGGATCTATCCATGA
- the secA2 gene encoding accessory Sec system translocase SecA2, with amino-acid sequence MTLRDRWTRTLRRMQGSTIDYSLASSRSHLQKINALEPEMQQSSDADLKQQAAMLQTQIIKYPTDTRLIVRFYALVRDAARRTVGMRPFDVQILGALAMQDGRLAEMQTGEGKTLAAVFPAAWHALFANGVHILTFNDYLARRDAQWMRPIYEFIGLSVGFVQESMETDKRQAAYDCDITYVTAKQAGFDYLRDSLCYDKKVVVQRPFYAAIVDEADSILLDEARIPLVIAGSAEDILTDSYFAAQVAGRMESGVDFEFDEYARNIYLTDQGQRSAETLFKCSNLYAAENLDSLTRLHNALHAEHLLKRDVDYIVRGGAIELVDEFTGRVADQRRWPDGLQSALEAKEHINIRSKGNILNQISLQHFIRFYPRLCGMTATALSSEEEFKAFYNLNIAVIPPNAACIRRDSPDTVFRNQSEKNRAIIEEIVRVNASQRPVLVGTSSVQESEKLATALVDRDVNCQILNAKYDDYEAEMIAEAGRPCAVTISTNMAGRGTDIKLGGSSEQEKQRVLELGGLLVIGTNKHETERIDRQLRGRAGRQGDPGSSKFFVSLKDNLMQKYRLDELLPPDMLRNSDDKEVDHPIVRREVARIQRICDGQNLEIKKTLAHYSDLLEKQRSVLFNWRQGALHELAAPEYFKTESPKQYETLLRTTPPETLQNLCTRLMLYSIDKTWTAFLADIADIREGIHLNRLGGKNPYFEFQKLSVNMFEEQLQQLHADMIERFESLNSANDFDPESLGIQVPTATWTYLINDNSFGNQLGLDLLGNMGMQVSAGILGPLVALQWLFRKRKKADSSSRQAVDHKLNTKGNTPLNG; translated from the coding sequence ATGACATTACGTGATCGATGGACCCGTACGCTGCGGCGTATGCAGGGCAGTACAATTGACTATTCCCTTGCGTCCAGCCGCAGCCATTTACAGAAAATCAATGCACTTGAACCCGAAATGCAGCAGTCATCGGATGCCGACCTCAAACAGCAGGCGGCGATGCTGCAAACACAGATCATAAAATACCCGACGGATACCCGCCTGATTGTGCGTTTTTACGCTCTCGTACGCGACGCAGCGCGACGCACTGTCGGTATGCGTCCTTTTGATGTACAGATTCTGGGCGCATTGGCCATGCAGGACGGCAGACTGGCAGAGATGCAGACCGGCGAGGGCAAAACGCTGGCTGCTGTGTTTCCCGCCGCCTGGCACGCGCTGTTTGCAAACGGGGTGCATATTCTGACCTTTAATGATTATCTGGCCCGGCGCGACGCACAATGGATGCGGCCGATCTATGAGTTTATCGGATTGTCGGTCGGATTTGTGCAGGAAAGCATGGAAACGGATAAACGCCAGGCGGCCTATGACTGTGACATTACCTATGTGACTGCAAAACAAGCCGGATTCGATTATCTGCGCGACAGCCTGTGTTACGACAAAAAAGTCGTCGTGCAGCGGCCATTTTACGCCGCTATCGTTGATGAAGCCGATTCCATTCTTCTCGATGAGGCGCGTATTCCCCTGGTCATTGCCGGATCTGCGGAAGATATACTGACAGATTCATATTTTGCAGCTCAAGTGGCCGGCCGGATGGAATCAGGCGTTGATTTTGAGTTTGATGAATATGCGCGCAACATTTATCTCACCGATCAGGGTCAGCGCAGCGCCGAAACTCTGTTCAAATGCAGCAACCTTTATGCGGCAGAAAACCTGGACTCGCTTACCCGCCTGCACAACGCGCTGCATGCCGAACATCTGTTGAAGCGGGACGTGGACTATATCGTACGCGGCGGAGCTATCGAATTGGTGGACGAATTCACCGGCCGCGTGGCTGATCAACGCCGCTGGCCGGACGGCCTTCAGTCTGCCCTGGAAGCCAAAGAGCACATAAATATCCGGTCCAAAGGTAATATTCTGAATCAGATTAGTCTGCAGCACTTTATCCGCTTTTATCCGAGACTGTGCGGTATGACGGCCACAGCCCTGTCCAGTGAAGAGGAATTCAAAGCCTTTTACAATCTAAATATCGCTGTCATTCCACCGAATGCAGCCTGTATTCGCCGGGATTCGCCGGATACTGTGTTCCGAAACCAATCGGAAAAGAATCGCGCCATTATTGAGGAAATTGTAAGGGTCAACGCAAGCCAGCGTCCTGTACTGGTCGGCACCTCAAGTGTTCAGGAATCGGAAAAACTGGCAACTGCGCTTGTCGACCGGGACGTGAATTGTCAAATTTTGAACGCAAAATATGATGACTATGAAGCGGAGATGATTGCCGAAGCGGGGCGTCCGTGCGCTGTAACCATTTCCACCAATATGGCCGGACGCGGTACGGATATCAAACTCGGCGGCTCCAGTGAGCAGGAAAAGCAACGGGTGCTCGAGCTCGGCGGACTTTTGGTGATCGGAACCAACAAGCACGAGACCGAACGCATCGACCGGCAGCTGCGCGGCCGCGCCGGCCGCCAGGGCGACCCGGGATCATCAAAGTTTTTTGTCAGTTTAAAAGATAATTTGATGCAAAAATATCGACTGGATGAATTGCTGCCGCCTGACATGTTGCGGAACTCAGATGACAAAGAGGTTGATCATCCGATTGTAAGGCGCGAAGTTGCACGCATTCAGCGCATTTGTGACGGACAAAATCTGGAGATCAAAAAAACACTGGCCCACTATTCAGATTTACTGGAAAAACAGCGGTCCGTTCTGTTTAATTGGCGTCAGGGAGCGCTGCATGAACTAGCTGCACCTGAATATTTCAAAACCGAATCGCCGAAACAGTATGAAACTCTCTTGCGTACAACACCCCCTGAAACTCTGCAAAACCTCTGTACCCGGCTGATGCTGTACAGTATCGATAAAACCTGGACGGCTTTTCTGGCGGATATTGCCGATATCCGGGAAGGTATTCATCTCAACCGTCTCGGCGGGAAAAATCCTTATTTTGAATTTCAAAAACTGTCTGTAAACATGTTTGAGGAACAGCTACAGCAGCTGCATGCAGATATGATTGAGAGGTTTGAATCCCTGAATTCAGCCAACGATTTTGATCCGGAATCTCTGGGTATCCAGGTACCGACCGCCACCTGGACGTATCTCATCAACGACAATTCATTCGGCAATCAGCTGGGACTGGATTTACTGGGCAATATGGGCATGCAGGTCTCGGCCGGCATTCTGGGACCGCTGGTGGCGCTGCAGTGGCTGTTTCGGAAAAGAAAAAAAGCGGATTCCTCATCCCGGCAGGCCGTTGATCACAAATTAAATACAAAGGGAAACACCCCCCTGAACGGGTAA
- the cls gene encoding cardiolipin synthase produces the protein MMKKSISLLTVGLVGLVVAAIFEYGYNFAEQVVAQVNIISIFLRILVTLVVLVVFFWIILKSENPYVKIPWLLALAINPLFGAFLFLSFARDFKSSSRYRKRKLMHDYGYLVHEPETDLSAAEYQSLDKDHLQIFQTSFGLGKHHIFANDSKVHVLTNGDEKFPALKRELLKAKDYIFMQYYILKTDETAREVLEILKAKVKQGVEVRLLYDAFGAYYADTTFIKSLKKAGIQVEIIDRVWNPVLNTRINYRNHRKVTVIDGQVGFTGGLNLGDEYIHKNPYFGFWRDTHLTLTGRVVNSLLAVFVKDWYYATGEFLDDPRYYCARPVNASGYVQVLQSGPDSTQPVIRNTYLKMIAQATYSVKIMSPYLIPDQEIMSALKTAAASGVRVQIIVPGKPDKKIVYTVTESYFAPLIKAGVQLYYYPDVFTHAKVLIIDDEIASCGTVNMDVRSFQLNFEDTVLFKSDAVDKLVADFEHDLAQCVEITLESWRHRSALRKITEGVLSIAAPLM, from the coding sequence ATGATGAAAAAATCCATCTCCTTGCTGACTGTCGGACTGGTGGGTCTGGTGGTTGCCGCTATTTTTGAATACGGCTATAATTTTGCGGAACAGGTTGTTGCTCAAGTCAATATTATCTCAATTTTTCTGCGTATTCTGGTCACGCTTGTGGTTCTGGTGGTGTTTTTCTGGATTATTCTAAAAAGCGAAAACCCGTATGTGAAAATTCCCTGGCTGCTGGCTCTGGCTATCAATCCCCTGTTTGGCGCGTTTTTGTTTTTAAGCTTTGCCCGTGATTTTAAATCCAGTTCGCGTTACCGCAAACGCAAGTTAATGCACGATTATGGCTATCTGGTTCACGAACCGGAAACGGATTTGTCGGCAGCGGAGTACCAGTCTCTGGACAAGGATCATTTACAGATTTTCCAAACCTCCTTTGGTTTGGGAAAACATCATATTTTTGCCAATGATTCAAAAGTGCATGTGCTGACCAATGGTGATGAAAAGTTCCCGGCATTGAAACGTGAATTGCTCAAAGCCAAGGATTATATTTTTATGCAGTATTATATTTTGAAAACAGATGAAACGGCGCGCGAGGTTCTGGAAATTCTAAAAGCCAAAGTAAAACAGGGGGTGGAAGTCCGGCTGTTGTATGACGCATTCGGCGCCTATTACGCGGACACAACTTTTATCAAAAGTTTAAAAAAAGCCGGGATCCAGGTCGAGATAATTGACCGGGTGTGGAATCCGGTCCTGAACACCCGCATTAATTACCGCAACCACCGTAAGGTCACCGTCATTGACGGTCAGGTCGGCTTTACCGGCGGACTGAATCTCGGTGATGAATATATTCACAAAAATCCTTATTTCGGATTCTGGCGTGACACGCATCTAACGCTTACCGGCCGTGTCGTCAATTCCCTGCTGGCGGTGTTTGTCAAGGACTGGTACTATGCCACAGGTGAATTTTTGGATGATCCCCGATATTACTGCGCCCGGCCTGTGAATGCGTCGGGGTATGTGCAGGTACTGCAGTCGGGGCCGGATTCCACGCAGCCGGTTATCCGCAACACGTATCTGAAAATGATCGCCCAGGCCACCTATTCAGTAAAAATCATGAGCCCTTATCTGATACCGGATCAGGAAATCATGTCGGCGCTGAAAACCGCAGCCGCATCAGGGGTGCGTGTGCAGATCATTGTGCCCGGAAAACCTGATAAAAAAATAGTATATACCGTAACCGAATCCTACTTTGCCCCGTTAATTAAAGCCGGGGTGCAGCTTTATTATTATCCGGATGTGTTTACACATGCCAAGGTCTTGATTATCGATGACGAGATTGCATCCTGCGGAACCGTAAATATGGATGTGCGCAGCTTTCAGCTTAATTTTGAGGATACAGTGCTGTTCAAGTCCGATGCAGTCGATAAATTGGTTGCGGATTTTGAGCATGATCTCGCTCAATGCGTTGAGATCACCCTCGAATCCTGGCGACACCGCTCCGCCTTGCGTAAAATCACCGAAGGGGTGTTGAGCATTGCGGCGCCGTTGATGTAA
- a CDS encoding class I fructose-bisphosphate aldolase, with amino-acid sequence MSNNIKELLGKDAESLLNHKCVFPKDQLHTPSPDFVDKIFMQSDRSPRVLRNLQSLFDNGRLAGTGYLSILPVDQGIEHSGGASFAPNPIYFDPENIIKLAIEGGCNAVASTLGVLGSVSRRYAHKIPFIVKINHNELLTYPNKYDQIQFAGVQQAFDMGAAAIGATIYFGSEESNSQIQEVSEAFQFAHELGMGTILWAYLRNSAFKTEKTDYHTSADLTGQANHLSATIEADIVKQKQPTNNGGYKAIKFGKWDEKMYTDLASDHPIDLTRYQVINCYMGRIGLINSGGASSGASDLADAVRTAVINKRAGGTGLISGRKSFQRPMKEGVELLNKIQDVYLDQDIDLA; translated from the coding sequence ATGAGTAATAACATTAAAGAATTACTCGGAAAAGACGCGGAATCGCTGCTGAATCACAAATGTGTATTTCCCAAGGATCAATTGCATACGCCGTCACCCGACTTTGTAGATAAAATCTTTATGCAATCCGATCGCAGTCCGCGAGTTCTCCGCAATCTGCAGAGCTTGTTCGATAACGGACGTCTTGCCGGCACCGGCTATTTGTCCATATTACCCGTGGATCAGGGAATCGAACACAGCGGCGGAGCCTCGTTTGCGCCGAACCCGATTTATTTCGACCCGGAAAACATTATCAAACTGGCCATTGAGGGCGGCTGCAATGCTGTGGCGTCTACACTGGGCGTGTTGGGTTCTGTATCCCGGCGTTATGCGCATAAAATCCCGTTTATCGTTAAAATCAACCACAACGAACTGCTGACCTACCCGAACAAATACGATCAGATCCAGTTCGCCGGTGTACAACAAGCCTTTGATATGGGCGCAGCGGCAATTGGCGCCACGATCTATTTCGGCTCGGAAGAATCGAACAGTCAGATCCAGGAAGTTTCCGAGGCCTTTCAGTTCGCGCATGAGCTCGGAATGGGTACCATACTCTGGGCGTATTTGCGCAATTCTGCATTCAAAACCGAAAAGACGGATTATCACACGTCAGCGGATCTGACCGGACAGGCCAACCATTTGAGCGCGACGATCGAAGCGGATATTGTCAAACAGAAACAACCGACCAACAACGGCGGTTACAAAGCGATCAAATTCGGCAAATGGGATGAAAAAATGTACACCGACCTGGCTTCCGATCATCCCATTGACCTCACCCGTTATCAGGTAATCAATTGTTATATGGGACGAATCGGGCTGATAAATTCCGGCGGCGCCTCTTCCGGAGCCAGTGATCTGGCAGACGCGGTTCGAACGGCGGTCATCAACAAACGCGCCGGAGGTACGGGACTTATTTCCGGTCGTAAATCCTTTCAGCGTCCCATGAAAGAAGGCGTTGAACTGCTGAACAAAATCCAGGATGTTTATCTGGACCAAGACATTGACCTTGCCTGA